TTTTGCTTTGattacaagaaaataaagacaGAGAGATTCGTCCATTTGCTATGCCAAGAATGGAAAATGCAATCTTGCTTGCACGATCTGGACCTAATCTTGGTTTAAATACTGCACATGGTAGATTGGTGAATAAGCATGTGCAAGGCACTCGAAAAGATAAACCAATTTGTACACATTGTGGCTCAACTGGGCACACTGGTGGACAAATGTTACAAACTCCATGGTTAATCACTTGGGTTCAAATCGAAAGGAAATAGAGGGTTTATTGCTGCTGCAAATCAAGTTTTTCATGATCTCCCAAAGGCAGTCAAGGAGTTTCCACAAATTCCTTTTACTCAAGAGCAATGCAAACAACTTCTCGAATTGCTTAATTCCAAAAATGCTAATGAGTGTTCTACTAACAATAGTTCAGTAGACAACTTACCATATCTTCATCAGTCATTTTTCAATTTGTCAGGTATATGTTCATCTGTTGTATATAGCCAAAGTTGTAACACCCAGACCGAGCACTAAGCCCAAGCTGATCGTCGGTTctataaaaaaactttattcggattaatatgtatgaaaagctcacttgagttttaaaaactttattcggggccaaaatttattttggcaaaGTACGTATTTTTTTGGACttgataattagattaaaatctTTAATGGACAATGCAGGCATTAGTCCGAAAAAATTATGGgacaagtttgattattttagaaattgagtCAAGGTCCATTAGTGTTGGTTAAATACTCTGATTCATGAAAATATGGACAAGCCAAAAGAGATTTGGACTGCTTTAACTGGCCCAAACCCGTTAGCTCTAAACCATGAGACCCAAAGTCCAGTTTATTTATAAACCCCACACCATGCACGTCTCCATCTCCATTCCACTAGGGTTCACGgcaatactatatatatacacatattcaCGCACAGGCCCCATGCACCTTCACCTTCTTCCTCTAGAGCCTAGGGTTGCCACCACGAAACCACGACAACGACAACCGTGAGTCTCGCAGTGTCATGGCAAAGGAAGCCCCGTGTCCCAACATATTTAGCCGCTTCACCACCGTTCCTCTTATTTTACTTTCCTCAACCGCCAGCCACGAGAACCACCTTGCTCCTCCACAACACTGCCTtataccaccaccaccaccgaaaGGTAGCCCCACTGTCAAGTTTTTCCATGCCGCAACCCCACACGACAAGCTAGCCTAGCACCCTCACGGCCTCCCTTAGCCCTATCGTACGGAACTGCAGCTTCCCAAGGAGATCAAGCCGCTGCATACTCCTCCACAACGCTGCCCCTGCACCATCAACCCGCACTCAGCCTCCATCGTCCTCTATATCACCATACAAAAACAGAGTAAGCTCTTTTGCTGCCACCCAGTTGCTCAACCTCGAAGCCCATAATGAAACAAGCATGAACCACCTAGACAAGCCACAAAAACCATTGGTCGTGCCATCCCAGGTTCGTTGTTTTCCTCTCGGTAAGCCCATGCTCGAACCttcccccactctctctctctctctctctctctctctctctctctctctctctctctctctctctctctctctctccattaaTGTGATTGGCCATTAGATTATATCCAACGTACCATTATTTAGggaaaattaattaagctttatcgagcattttcaaaattcaattataTTGTATGTGTTATCATGCAGTCTCCCCGCGCGTTTAAAGCTAACAGCAATGGGATCATGTGAAATTAAACAAGTACTACTTCTCTTGAAAACGAGTTTTTTCTTGCTTAAATATTAGTGGCCTGTGACTAATATTTAAGCTTCCGTTCTATATCAGAAgcagtagtactatatatatcttagTAGTCAGTAGTACTATCATGACGAACGTACAAGTACTCTTGGCCCTTGGGCATGGGATCCAACACCTTGTTTTGGTAATCACATCGTTTTAATAACGAGATGAAacgataaatttttaaatttttttattattttatttttaaacatcattaaaacacaaaattatattttttaattttaattttttatctttttcatataatcattacctaattattataaatttcgtaaactttaaaacaaaatacagaaattaatataatattttaaaactttaaagcaaaaataatattcaaatattatactcaaataattttttaattttataatatttttatttaattttttctctctcatttattaaaatttaataaaatattaatttaactcaaactatttatgaataaacaattttattctGATTAACAgaacaaactattttattactatttacgtAATTCTGATCAGATAGTAAGTGTCCAAACCAGCCCATATTAAGGTCCCAATGGTAGTGTTACTAACTACtgctaatgtattatgtatatagCAAGGTGGCCGGTGATGATAGGCCTACAAAAGTATTCTtcgataaaatataaagttattaataaaaatcgGAGACTTGAAAGGAAGGTAAAATTAGTGATCCATAGGGTCCGGAAAATAAGCCCACGAAATAAGGTGAATGACAGGAAAGTATTCCTACAAGCCCACAGTACTATTAATCTAGCTAAAATAAAGGTCTAAGGTgccgtttgttttcgtagataaatttttatagataagatgttatgaattgaaattaaaattaaaaactaaataaaatattattaaaatatattttttaattttttaatttttttttagatttaaaaatattaaattatttattttattttatgtaaaaatttaaaaaaattataataattagataagataaaataaaataaaatgagttgattatAAAAACAATCTAGACCTAAATGATTTCCAGAAGCATTTACCCGGCCAACGATCGGCTTTGCTTGatatgtaataatatatatagtacttttaCAACCTTATGCTGCTTTCGATCTTTTTCCGCAAAACGTTAACTTGATTTTCCTGAACTTCTCACGGTCACTACAAGGAGAATCACATTTTCCAGCGATTCACTTTCGTtgacaaaaccaacaaaatcgcCGCCTATGACCTATTCCAGcaatttataaatcgctggacgttcgccggtattaaagtcccacttttgatctactccaacgAAAGCCAAAAATCGTCggcaaatattttatttaccgGCGATTTTTATTCGTCGCAAATGGTACATTTTATCGCTGCAATTGCAAGATACGGTTCAGTtgttaatcgttgggaaaaattaattccagcgatttaatATTGTcgctaaaagaggaaaaatcacCGGAAATATAATTTCCCAACGATTTTTTTAAATCGCCACAATTGACTAAATGGTTTTGAAATAACAATTGCAGCGATTAAAATGCGCCGTTATATATCAAtcccagcgattttaaaatcgccgcaattgaaTTATTGGTTTTGTGAACTCAGTTGCAGCGATCATAACAtcattggtatttttttttttgcggccAATATTGTTCGCCGAAAATACCCTAGAATGCCGGCAATAAGTATTTCCTGCGATATGTTATCGCCGGAAATAACATTTGTCcaccaaaaaattatttccggcgaattgtaatcgccggaaaagatatttaacaaaataaaaaaaaaattgcacgaAATTAATGGCGATTTTCTATACCCAAGCTATACTTAATATTAGAGAGcctgatatataatatatgtatatataactgtaagatataattaacatatgagCTAAACCCTAAAGCTAGATAAAtagtatgaaatatttataaggagccTCTTGTAAAGCAAATACATGAATTAACAACTCTTATGAAAGCATTCTGCCTTTGAGGAAGCGCCAAGGTCCAGTTGCTGTCCCCACCCTACCATTTgcaattaatcaaaattaaataaaaagaaagaaagaaagaagatatcattcaaaatattccaaATGCTTACcctattataaaaaatggagattgaaacttgaaatatatatctcgattatatatagatttcattagctagctagctagggaataTGGATTACAAGGAAAATCACCTCCAAACACCAGCAACTGTGCGCAAACCCATGTAGATGATTAAGGCATACCAGAGTCCAATATAACCTCTGGCTTTAGCCAGAAGGTATTCTGAGGTAATACTTGCTATAGCCATAATAATCTgaacaagaatatttttaattatttaaagaaaagttctgaaagataattaaattaacagagattgaatatatatacatatatatatgtatatgggaAAAGAGGGTTTAGTGAACTTGCCATTGAATATGCAGTATATGCAAAGTCAGATGCTCCAAAGTTCACACCATCAAGAACAAAAGCTAAGGTGTTTATTGGTTGTGTACCTGCTATAAACTTCAGAATTAAGccaaaagaaaagggagaaTTCGATCAGTACTTATCTGCTCaaatgaagaaattaatttatataagagaGACACACAAACATTTAAACCATGATTTGATCTAAATTGCTGGAAATAGTAagtcatatatatgtgtgtgtgtgtagttaaaatataatttcagaaACTTCTTTCATTGAGAACATCTTATCATACCCAACAAAtgaaagttattattaatagagAAAAACAACTTCTCATATGGTCAAAATAACTACAATCATCTAATCAACGatattatgaaatgaaaagttttCCTCTTCTTAGGCAAATAAGgctattttggaaaataatgaGCATTCAAGATAATCAAGCTTTTTGGATATTAAAGTTATATTGAATACGTTACCTCAATAGGCAAGGTACTTGGTGTGTTGCCTAAAACTCAGCTCTTGATTTAAATGAACCAGCCTTCTTAACTCCTAATGGGTAAATGACAAAATggcagaggaaaaagaaaactaattcTGAGTCTACTTTTACCTATGCTTGTACATTCTCAGAAGTAATTTTACCTATGCTTGTGctttattaatgattaaagatgataATACTCTAGTACGTAGGATGTACACATGAATAAATTTAAACCCCTTCAAGACGTGAAAGTGAAAATATATCAATTCAGCTCTGCCCCATATACTTATTTATATGATCTAAGATTCTACTTCTGAGAATGTAATATTCAACAGCTGCACAGGGCAGCAATTCTAGTGCTATTATCAACAGTGCTAAAGCCTTCCTGAACCTTCTACACCAGAAACCAGTGTTTTTGGtaccgtaccgtaccggccggtacggccggtatatGCCGTACCGGCCAATCGGCCGGTACCGGTAAAATAAGTGTTCCGTTTCGGCcgaaatttcggccgtaccggccggtacatgactgtaccggccggtattttatgTTTCGGCCGAAACACAAATTTCGGCCGGTACGCTTTTCAGCAGTTGGGttgatggcatttttgtaatttttgcaaACTCTAAAGGGCAATTTTGGAATTTTACCACAAAATCAAAACCTACTTTCAGACTTCAGAatctcatttctcaatctcTGCCTTCTAATATCCTGAACTCAATTCGGCCGAACCATTTCGGCGCCCAGGCTCACGGCTCCCAGTCCCACGCCTCAGTCACGCACGAGCAGCCAACGGCCAGCGGCCCAGCAGTCCACCGCACGACGCCGACCACCACCAGGCCTCaacttggtattttatttttactatttttttttttatatttataacttaatttaattatttttttgttacttttttgataaacaaatcataattgtattttgatagatgttttagattatattgttatagtgtttgtttgtatttttatagatattttagattatattgttatagatgtttgtttttattttgatagatgttttagattatatttttatagatgtttgtttgtatttttaattttttatagatgttttagattatattttgatagatgttttagattatattttgatagatgtttgtttgtatttttatagatgatgttttagattatatttttatagatgtttgtttttattttgatagatgttttagattatatttttatagatgttttagattatattttgatagatgtttgtttgtatttttatagatgttttagattatattgttatagatgtttgtttttattttgatagatgttttagattatatttttatagatgtttgtttgtatttttatagatgttttagattatattttaatagatgttttagattatattttgatagatgtttgtttgtatttttatagatgatgttttagattatatttttatagatgtttgtttttattttgatagatgttttagattatatttttatagatgttttagattatattttgatagatgtttgtttgtatttttatagatgttttagattatatttttataaatattttagattatattgttatagatgtttgtttttattttgatagatgttttagattatattttgatagatgtttgtttgtattcttATAgatgatgttttagattatatttttatagatgtttgtttttattttttattcttataaatgtTTTTGATTATATTGCATAAGTAGTTTAGATTTGATGAGTTTCCTCTTAATGACTTACTTATAAGTGTTAATTTGTTAtactttaatagttataaatgtcTAGTTGTCAATCAACTGGTGGTatgacttcaactccaacactTGCTCCTGTAAGATCAGAAGATCCAGCATGGGCCCATGCACGTGCTGTGCCAGGGGCAAGAAATAATACTGaatgtttatattgtaataaaataattagaggtGGCGGGATCACTCGGTTGAAGCATCATCTAGCTGGAATTCCAGGCGATGTAGAAGCATGTAAAAATGTGTCTGAAGATGTAAAATGGCAAATGAAGGAGTtgcttaatgaaatgaaaaaaagcaaagagaagagaaggagaaTAAGGTCAGAGATTGGAGGCGATATAGATTTAACATCTGATGATATTGACGATCGTAATAGTATGGAGGGACAGTCTCAACTTTCAAAAGGTAAGGGGAAGTCGAAAGAATCTGGAACTGGAGAGTCAGTGGGgggattgagtagattttttgctcCAAGAACAACTCCTGGGGCCCAACCTTCAATTAAGAGTTCTAtgtgttcaaatgagatgattgtAAAAGCAAAGATGGCTGTAGCACGCTGGTGGTATGATGCTAATCTGCCTTTTAATGCTGCTCAATCTAAGTTTTATCAACCAGCTATTGATGCCATGACTGCCATTGGGCCAGGATTCAAAGGCCCatctttatatgagttgagaggaaatttgttaaaaatggCTGTGAATGAGGttcaagattatttgcaacaaattagaaaagatggttggacaaaccagaagcaacaatcaataatcaactTTCTTATTTATTGTCCGAAAGGTACAATGTTTTTGAAGTCTGTTGATACATCTGGTCTTAGAAAAGATGCTGAAACATTGTTTAATATCTTTGATGAGGTTGTTCAAGAAATTGGAGCTGAGAATCTTGTGCAATTCATAACGGACAATGATGCAAGTTATAAAGCTGCAGGAAAAAAGTTACAACAGAAGTATGGCTCTTTCTACTGGTCCCCATGTGCAGCTCATTGCATAGATTTaatgttggagaatttttctgatCCAAGATATTTTCCCCTTATTGATGATACcataaaaaaggcaaaaaagataacaaaattcATCTATAACCATGGCTGGGTTTTGGCATTGATGAGAAAATACTTTACCAAAGGTCATGATTTGTGTCGTCCTGCAGTTACAAGATTTGCgacaaattttttaagtatcCAATGTTTGCTCTTGTTTAAGAAAGAACTCAGACAAATGTTTACTTGTGATAAATGGATTGCATCAAATCATTCTAAGAGCAGCATAGGGAAAGAGATAGctgagattattttagaagataAAGAGTTTTGGGTTCAATGTCAATTCATTGTTAAAGTTAGTGAACCTTTGGTTCGTGTTCTACGACTTGTTGACGGGGATGAGAAGCCTGCAATGGGATACTTGTATGATGCAATGGAAAGAGCCAAAGAGAACATAAAAGCAAGATGCAATAACAAAGTCATtttattcagtccattcaccagGATCATTGATTCCAGATGAGATAGGCAACTTCACAGTCCATTACATGCGGCGGGTTGTTTTCTTAACCCTGGAATTTACTATAGccccaattttaaaaataaaaatgatgttatAAGAGGCTTCAACAGCTGTGTTATGAAAATGGAACTTGATCCCGATAATCAAGACAAGATCATTGCAGAACTTGACTTGTATAAGAATGCAATAGGTGAGTTTGGACATTCTTTAGCAATCCGCCAGCGTGATAAGATTAATCTaggtattatcatttatcaatatcatttgttaaatagtgtgactttgtactttaaattttatcttattttatttttacttgtatttaattaataatttataattgtattattgttaTAGTTGCATGGTGGACCCAATTTGGTTGCGAGATTCCAACGCTTCAAAGGTTTGCTGTTCGAgtactaagtcaatgttgtagtgcaactggatgtgagagaaactggagcacatttgattttattcatttgaagaagagaaatagattagtgcataaacgtttgaa
This genomic interval from Juglans regia cultivar Chandler chromosome 3, Walnut 2.0, whole genome shotgun sequence contains the following:
- the LOC118347962 gene encoding uncharacterized protein LOC118347962, with amino-acid sequence MSSCQSTGGMTSTPTLAPVRSEDPAWAHARAVPGARNNTECLYCNKIIRGGGITRLKHHLAGIPGDVEACKNVSEDVKWQMKELLNEMKKSKEKRRRIRSEIGGDIDLTSDDIDDRNSMEGQSQLSKGKGKSKESGTGESVGGLSRFFAPRTTPGAQPSIKSSMCSNEMIVKAKMAVARWWYDANLPFNAAQSKFYQPAIDAMTAIGPGFKGPSLYELRGNLLKMAVNESVDTSGLRKDAETLFNIFDEVVQEIGAENLVQFITDNDASYKAAGKKLQQKYGSFYWSPCAAHCIDLMLENFSDPRYFPLIDDTIKKAKKITKFIYNHGWVLALMRKYFTKGHDLCRPAVTRFATNFLSIQCLLLFKKELRQMFTCDKWIASNHSKSSIGKEIAEIILEDKEFWVQCQFIVKVSEPLVRVLRLVDGDEKPAMGYLYDAMERAKENIKARCNNKVILFSPFTRIIDSR